From the genome of Gemmatimonas phototrophica, one region includes:
- the rho gene encoding transcription termination factor Rho, translated as MTEPKRPARRPRTQPNPEIAGDDNPYLDAPVKRAKIEKPAPAAKAEAVDEGAKPRRPRAPRKPKGDAIDAAPPAAAAPSPAPTPAPDAPRAEVRERRPARGTPRRVAGSDAAEPRSETRTEPRPETTPEPRNEPRPPAAPEFRAERYVPPVYDPAERSERQEPQNRYDRAFDRTDGPERTEQQRPDRTERPDRPERPDRPDRPFDNRRERGGRRRGRHRNRDRGERPGGPPGVDRPDRPERPERPERVERPERPAAEFGGDRPERPERQGGFDNDRRNGRRGRNRFRRGGGGGAPGAAGGAAQDVGFDRAPQTPVAVEGTMAGWFDASRDGGFLRRPENSYLPEPTDPFVPPALVRLHQLRRGDKLDVTYGRDHRGRFVVVEVQQLNDGSPVVLEKRPDFNTLTASYPDRKLTLETGRPAKTGPELTRRAIDLIAPIGYGQRALIVAPARAGKTTLLQAIVEGVSINHPEAALLVLLVDERPEEVSEMITWGYGEVVASSFDMPPKRHVEVAEMTLERARRLVEQGKDVVIVLDSITRLARAHNTVDRGTGRTMSGGLDATAMQKPKAFFGSARMIAPQHGGGSLTIIATALVETGSRMDDVIFEEFKGTGNCEIKLDRSLADRRIFPAFDIATSGTRREEKLYRPDQLEKVHLLRRGLHQLPPQAGMEWLIKRIAATSNNDSLLDGL; from the coding sequence ATGACCGAACCGAAACGTCCAGCCCGCCGGCCGCGTACGCAGCCGAACCCCGAGATCGCTGGGGACGACAATCCGTATCTTGACGCGCCGGTGAAGCGCGCAAAGATCGAAAAACCCGCGCCGGCCGCCAAGGCCGAAGCCGTCGACGAGGGCGCCAAGCCCCGTCGGCCGCGCGCTCCGCGAAAGCCGAAGGGCGACGCTATCGACGCGGCACCGCCTGCCGCCGCCGCCCCTTCCCCCGCCCCCACCCCTGCCCCGGACGCGCCCCGCGCCGAGGTTCGCGAACGCCGCCCCGCGCGTGGCACCCCTCGGCGAGTGGCCGGCAGCGACGCCGCTGAGCCACGGAGCGAGACCCGTACGGAGCCGCGCCCCGAGACCACACCGGAGCCGCGCAACGAGCCCCGGCCGCCGGCCGCCCCGGAATTCCGGGCTGAGCGCTATGTGCCACCGGTGTACGATCCCGCCGAGCGCAGCGAACGGCAGGAGCCGCAGAACCGGTACGATCGGGCCTTCGACCGTACCGATGGGCCGGAACGCACCGAACAACAGCGCCCGGACCGTACGGAGCGCCCCGATCGCCCGGAGCGCCCCGATCGTCCGGATCGCCCGTTTGACAATCGTCGTGAGCGTGGCGGACGTCGTCGTGGTCGTCACCGGAATCGTGATCGTGGCGAGCGTCCGGGTGGTCCGCCGGGCGTGGACCGTCCCGATCGCCCGGAACGGCCGGAGCGTCCGGAGCGCGTTGAACGTCCGGAGCGTCCCGCGGCAGAATTTGGCGGAGATCGTCCGGAGCGCCCCGAGCGTCAGGGGGGCTTCGACAACGACCGTCGCAATGGTCGCCGTGGCCGGAACCGCTTCCGTCGAGGCGGCGGTGGCGGGGCCCCGGGCGCCGCAGGTGGCGCCGCCCAGGATGTCGGCTTTGATCGGGCGCCGCAAACGCCGGTGGCCGTGGAAGGCACGATGGCGGGGTGGTTTGATGCGTCGCGCGACGGAGGGTTTTTGCGTCGTCCGGAAAACAGCTACCTCCCGGAACCCACCGACCCGTTCGTTCCCCCCGCGTTGGTGCGGCTGCACCAGCTGCGTCGTGGCGACAAGCTCGATGTCACGTACGGCCGGGATCATCGCGGCCGCTTTGTGGTGGTCGAGGTGCAGCAGCTCAACGACGGATCACCCGTTGTGCTGGAAAAGCGCCCCGACTTCAACACCCTCACGGCGAGTTATCCTGACCGGAAGCTCACGTTGGAGACCGGACGTCCGGCCAAGACCGGCCCTGAGCTCACGCGGCGGGCCATCGATCTCATTGCGCCCATTGGCTACGGCCAACGCGCGCTCATCGTGGCACCGGCCCGGGCCGGCAAGACCACGCTGCTGCAGGCCATTGTCGAAGGCGTGAGCATCAATCATCCGGAAGCCGCGCTGCTCGTACTGCTGGTGGACGAACGGCCGGAAGAAGTGAGTGAGATGATCACGTGGGGGTACGGCGAAGTCGTGGCCTCCAGCTTCGATATGCCGCCCAAGCGCCATGTGGAAGTGGCGGAGATGACGCTGGAACGCGCTCGGCGTCTGGTCGAGCAAGGGAAGGATGTGGTCATCGTGCTCGACTCGATCACCCGCCTCGCCCGCGCGCACAACACGGTCGATCGAGGAACCGGTCGTACCATGTCCGGTGGCCTTGATGCCACTGCCATGCAGAAGCCCAAGGCGTTCTTCGGCTCGGCGCGCATGATTGCACCGCAACACGGCGGCGGCTCGCTCACGATCATCGCCACCGCGCTGGTTGAAACCGGCTCGCGCATGGACGACGTGATCTTCGAGGAGTTCAAGGGCACCGGCAACTGTGAGATCAAGCTTGATCGCTCACTGGCCGACCGCCGCATCTTCCCGGCCTTCGACATTGCCACCAGTGGCACGCGTCGCGAGGAGAAGCTGTATCGTCCCGATCAGTTGGAGAAAGTGCATCTGCTGCGCCGTGGCTTGCACCAGCTGCCACCGCAGGCAGGCATGGAGTGGCTCATCAAGCGCATTGCCGCCACGTCGAATAACGATTCGCTGCTCGACGGCCTGTAA
- a CDS encoding carboxymuconolactone decarboxylase family protein, whose translation MNTRILGENNLVINRFFNLDGRAYEGGALSVKTKELLGLVASLVLRCDDCITYHIVRCAEEGVSRDEIFETLSIGLIVGGSIVIPHLRRAVDRWDDCERMRQAQA comes from the coding sequence ATGAACACCCGCATCCTCGGCGAAAACAATCTCGTCATCAATCGCTTCTTCAATCTCGACGGCCGCGCCTACGAAGGCGGCGCGCTGTCCGTCAAGACGAAAGAGTTGCTCGGGCTGGTGGCGTCACTCGTCTTGCGCTGCGATGACTGCATCACCTACCACATCGTGCGCTGCGCCGAAGAAGGTGTGAGCCGCGACGAAATCTTCGAGACGCTCAGCATCGGCCTCATCGTGGGCGGCAGCATCGTCATTCCGCATCTCCGCCGCGCCGTCGACCGGTGGGATGATTGCGAGCGGATGCGACAGGCGCAGGCGTAA
- a CDS encoding polysaccharide deacetylase family protein encodes MSFSAVDRRHCLMASQTNIVFRFTLRALPSKTPRRVAAVVALSSVLAWPAAALPFVRVERGESAKQPPASPSKVPPNALSGVSAGTASSPTGPRTPNELGRFPIVEWHQVGEADGSYKVSRERFRAELAELHARGYVPVNLSEILDKTFDVPAGKTPVLFTFDDASPSQFRYLERNGQLVVDPTSAVGILMDFLKTHPDWKAKGLFCMLPAAEAGHAFFGDKGIQGQKTEWRFPKVQFLVKQGFELCNHTLWHAKLSKYPDAVVQEQFARGAMAIDSAVPGYKVRGMALPYGLWPKNRALTLRGSWYDKKGKRSVVYSHEAVFEVAGGPARSPFDPQFNPKALPRVPLQGGTKLTTTLNEMDKASGKWARFVSDGNPKTVAKP; translated from the coding sequence TTGTCGTTCTCCGCCGTCGATCGCCGCCACTGCCTCATGGCCAGCCAGACCAACATCGTGTTCCGTTTCACCCTTCGGGCCCTGCCATCCAAGACACCGCGGAGGGTGGCCGCGGTTGTCGCGCTGTCGTCCGTTCTTGCCTGGCCGGCGGCAGCGCTCCCATTCGTACGAGTCGAGCGGGGGGAAAGTGCCAAGCAGCCCCCCGCCTCACCGTCCAAGGTGCCCCCCAACGCCCTGTCGGGAGTGTCGGCCGGGACGGCCTCGTCCCCCACTGGACCACGCACCCCAAACGAGCTCGGCCGTTTCCCCATTGTGGAGTGGCATCAAGTCGGGGAAGCGGACGGTTCGTACAAGGTGTCGCGCGAGCGTTTCCGGGCCGAGCTCGCCGAACTGCATGCCCGCGGCTACGTCCCGGTGAATCTGTCGGAGATTCTCGACAAGACGTTCGATGTGCCGGCCGGCAAGACCCCGGTGCTGTTCACGTTCGACGATGCCTCGCCCAGTCAGTTTCGCTATCTCGAGCGCAACGGGCAGCTGGTGGTGGACCCCACGAGTGCGGTGGGCATTCTGATGGACTTCCTCAAGACCCACCCCGACTGGAAGGCCAAGGGATTGTTCTGCATGCTCCCCGCCGCCGAGGCGGGGCACGCCTTTTTTGGCGACAAGGGTATTCAGGGGCAAAAGACGGAATGGCGCTTCCCCAAGGTCCAGTTTCTGGTGAAGCAGGGCTTCGAGCTGTGCAATCACACGCTGTGGCATGCGAAGCTCAGCAAGTATCCCGACGCCGTGGTGCAGGAGCAGTTTGCGCGGGGCGCGATGGCGATTGACAGTGCCGTACCCGGCTACAAGGTGCGCGGCATGGCGCTGCCGTACGGCTTGTGGCCCAAGAACCGGGCGCTCACGCTGCGCGGCTCGTGGTACGACAAGAAAGGGAAGCGGTCCGTGGTGTACAGCCACGAGGCCGTGTTTGAAGTGGCCGGTGGACCGGCCCGCAGCCCGTTCGATCCGCAGTTCAATCCGAAGGCGTTGCCGCGCGTGCCGCTGCAGGGCGGCACGAAGCTGACGACGACGCTGAACGAAATGGACAAGGCCAGCGGAAAGTGGGCGCGGTTCGTGTCGGATGGGAATCCGAAGACGGTGGCGAAGCCGTAG
- a CDS encoding penicillin-binding protein 1A: MSAPAPSARPRWRLRAPRLGKVLLYGVAAAIAGALITTSWWWSCGWQSCPTPQQLQAWRPTEGGTLLARDSAFVSALSPVRRVNVPLSRVPRHVTAAFIAVEDRRFHEHHGVDWYGVARAMVSNVRAGGVREGASTITMQLARNVFLGNRAAERSFGRKFLEWRYAGLLEAALSKDDILERYLNAIYLGNGVYGVEAASRDLFGKSIAEVTLSEAAMLAGLPKAPSSYSPRNSRKRALARRAIVFGVLERERIADAGTIEAARRAPFKIAKREFVPTRPVDSWAVEAVRVVLDSLRTAGVIPRALNDAQLRVWTTIDRRAQLSAERAIAAGAAAIDDERRWGGFDVRGENRTQGALVALDPMNGAVRAIVGGRRVERKGFNRALRAQRQPGSTFKPFVYAAALQQGFTPATMVEDQPVEIDTGNDVWRPSNYGDSYSGRITLRDALNRSANAATVRVSRDVGVAKIAALARAQGITSDLPIVPALALGAASVTPMEITTAYAAFANGGARVVPYLIDKVEDPFGRVLWQAPPRRNRTVLAATDAFLVTSLLQSVVDRGTGRPVRDAGVRGPVAGKTGTTNDGADVWFVGYTPSLVASVWLGADRPQPLGWNASGGRLAAPVWARFLRDGWRSPEEDIAWTAPAGIETKQIDVGTGKLASDWCGPSRREFFKTGTMPTTSCENEVTWAMRDAEPPDWHEDTDGTGTVDPEMLGNAVEAVLEATQANEQLRAVSGRVMREIRRAAERERQSIERDRRNAERQQRNLPRAPAPPAAPVPPRN; the protein is encoded by the coding sequence GTGAGTGCGCCCGCACCATCGGCGCGCCCACGGTGGCGCTTGCGTGCGCCCCGGCTTGGCAAGGTGTTGCTGTACGGTGTGGCGGCTGCCATTGCCGGCGCCCTGATCACGACGTCGTGGTGGTGGAGTTGCGGATGGCAATCGTGCCCCACGCCGCAGCAATTGCAGGCCTGGCGCCCCACCGAAGGTGGTACGCTGCTGGCCCGCGATAGTGCCTTTGTCAGTGCCCTCTCACCGGTACGTCGGGTCAACGTGCCGCTATCGCGCGTGCCGCGGCATGTCACCGCGGCCTTCATTGCCGTGGAAGATCGTCGCTTTCACGAGCATCACGGTGTGGATTGGTATGGCGTCGCCCGTGCCATGGTCAGCAACGTACGGGCCGGTGGCGTACGCGAAGGCGCGAGCACTATCACCATGCAGCTCGCCCGCAACGTCTTTCTCGGCAACCGCGCCGCCGAACGCAGCTTCGGCCGCAAGTTTCTCGAATGGCGATACGCCGGCTTGCTCGAAGCCGCACTCAGCAAAGACGATATTCTCGAGCGCTACCTCAACGCCATTTATCTTGGCAACGGCGTGTATGGCGTTGAAGCGGCCAGCCGTGATCTGTTTGGCAAAAGCATCGCCGAGGTCACGCTAAGCGAAGCGGCCATGCTGGCAGGGCTGCCCAAGGCCCCGTCAAGCTATTCCCCGCGCAACAGTCGCAAGCGGGCGCTTGCGCGCCGGGCGATCGTGTTTGGTGTGCTCGAGCGTGAACGAATAGCCGATGCCGGCACCATTGAGGCGGCACGGCGCGCTCCGTTCAAGATTGCCAAACGCGAATTCGTTCCTACCCGTCCAGTCGATTCCTGGGCGGTGGAAGCGGTACGCGTGGTGCTCGATTCCCTGCGCACGGCTGGCGTGATTCCGCGCGCTCTCAACGACGCCCAGCTGCGCGTCTGGACCACCATCGATCGCCGGGCCCAATTGAGCGCCGAACGCGCCATCGCCGCTGGCGCAGCCGCCATCGATGACGAACGCCGCTGGGGTGGTTTTGACGTCCGCGGTGAAAATCGCACACAGGGCGCTCTGGTCGCTCTCGATCCCATGAATGGCGCCGTACGCGCCATTGTGGGTGGGCGTCGCGTCGAGCGCAAAGGCTTCAATCGTGCACTCCGCGCTCAGCGGCAACCGGGCTCCACCTTCAAACCGTTCGTCTACGCCGCGGCGCTGCAGCAGGGCTTTACTCCCGCCACCATGGTGGAGGACCAGCCGGTGGAAATTGACACGGGCAACGATGTCTGGCGCCCGTCCAACTACGGCGACAGCTACTCCGGTCGCATCACGCTGCGTGATGCGCTCAACCGCTCGGCCAACGCGGCAACTGTGCGCGTGAGTCGTGATGTGGGGGTCGCGAAAATTGCGGCACTCGCGCGGGCGCAGGGCATTACCAGTGACTTGCCGATCGTGCCGGCCTTGGCGCTCGGTGCCGCGTCAGTGACCCCCATGGAGATCACAACGGCCTACGCGGCCTTCGCCAACGGCGGCGCACGCGTGGTGCCCTATCTCATCGACAAAGTTGAAGATCCGTTCGGGCGGGTGCTGTGGCAGGCCCCTCCGCGTCGCAACCGAACCGTGCTCGCCGCCACCGACGCGTTTCTCGTCACCTCATTGCTGCAGAGTGTGGTGGATCGTGGTACCGGACGTCCGGTACGCGACGCAGGCGTTCGCGGACCAGTGGCCGGGAAAACCGGGACGACCAACGACGGCGCTGATGTCTGGTTTGTGGGCTATACCCCCTCGCTGGTCGCGAGTGTCTGGCTGGGCGCCGATCGCCCGCAGCCACTGGGCTGGAACGCCAGCGGCGGCCGACTGGCGGCACCGGTGTGGGCGCGTTTTCTGCGCGATGGGTGGCGCAGTCCGGAGGAAGATATTGCCTGGACGGCTCCCGCCGGCATTGAGACCAAGCAGATCGATGTCGGCACCGGCAAGCTGGCGAGCGACTGGTGTGGTCCCTCGCGTCGCGAGTTCTTCAAGACCGGCACCATGCCCACCACGTCGTGCGAAAACGAAGTGACGTGGGCCATGCGTGACGCGGAACCGCCGGATTGGCACGAAGACACCGACGGTACCGGTACTGTGGATCCGGAAATGCTGGGGAACGCGGTTGAGGCAGTGCTGGAAGCCACACAGGCCAACGAACAGCTGCGCGCCGTCTCAGGGCGCGTGATGCGCGAAATCCGTCGCGCCGCCGAACGCGAACGTCAAAGCATCGAACGCGATCGTCGCAACGCCGAGCGGCAGCAACGCAATCTTCCGCGTGCTCCCGCTCCGCCTGCGGCTCCAGTGCCTCCGCGCAACTAA
- a CDS encoding DUF1501 domain-containing protein has protein sequence MDRRVFLKGGALSLLTLGLSPSFLRRTALAMDLPRAARGKTLIVLFQRGAADALNVLVPFGDRGYYAARPQLAIPSPARGNGTGGAIDLDGYFGLHPAMASLKPLWDRGLLAPVHAVGSPSATRSHFDAQDYMETGTPDRKGTTDGWLNRYLAVKGTCESCAPGAATSPFRAVAMSAQTPRILEGSSPVVAMNAIEEFSIRTNGGDAEKRLEALYRTGNADLIHGSGSDMFEALKVLRAANPLQYKPAAGAAYPRSPFGQRLLQIAQLIKAGVGLEVAFADVGGWDTHVNQGGAQGQLANRLRDFSDAIAALVTDLGDRMGDVVILTCSEFGRTVRQNGTGGTDHGHAGAMFVLGGALGSARKVHGRWPGLAPEQLYEGRDLALTTDFRAVFSEIANKHLGATDTSTMFPGYTGSAKDWLGVLG, from the coding sequence ATGGATCGTCGCGTATTTCTGAAGGGCGGTGCGTTATCACTGCTCACCCTTGGGCTCTCGCCCAGCTTTTTGCGTCGCACCGCACTGGCCATGGATTTGCCGCGCGCCGCCCGCGGCAAGACGCTCATTGTGCTGTTTCAACGCGGAGCAGCCGACGCGCTCAACGTGCTCGTGCCATTCGGTGACCGCGGCTATTACGCCGCACGTCCGCAGCTCGCCATTCCCTCGCCAGCGCGTGGCAACGGCACCGGCGGCGCCATTGATCTGGACGGGTACTTTGGCCTGCATCCGGCCATGGCCAGCCTCAAACCCCTCTGGGACCGCGGGCTGCTGGCCCCGGTGCATGCGGTGGGGAGTCCCAGTGCCACACGCTCGCACTTCGATGCGCAGGACTACATGGAGACCGGCACGCCCGACCGCAAAGGCACCACCGATGGCTGGCTCAATCGTTATCTCGCCGTCAAGGGCACCTGCGAATCGTGTGCACCCGGCGCTGCCACCAGTCCCTTTCGCGCGGTCGCCATGTCAGCGCAAACACCGCGCATTCTGGAGGGGAGTTCTCCCGTGGTGGCGATGAACGCCATTGAGGAGTTCTCCATTCGCACGAATGGCGGCGACGCGGAGAAGCGCCTGGAAGCATTGTACCGCACGGGCAACGCCGATCTCATTCACGGCAGCGGCAGCGACATGTTTGAAGCGCTGAAAGTGCTGCGCGCGGCCAACCCGCTGCAATACAAGCCAGCCGCGGGCGCGGCGTACCCGCGGTCACCGTTCGGTCAGCGCCTGCTCCAGATTGCGCAGCTCATCAAGGCGGGCGTGGGGCTGGAAGTGGCGTTTGCCGACGTGGGCGGCTGGGATACGCACGTGAATCAGGGGGGCGCGCAGGGGCAACTGGCCAACCGGCTCCGCGATTTCAGCGACGCCATTGCCGCGCTGGTCACCGATCTTGGCGATCGCATGGGCGACGTGGTGATTCTCACCTGCTCGGAGTTTGGGCGCACGGTGCGACAGAACGGCACCGGGGGCACCGATCATGGCCACGCAGGCGCGATGTTCGTGCTGGGCGGTGCGCTGGGGAGCGCGCGCAAGGTGCACGGCCGGTGGCCCGGGCTCGCCCCCGAGCAGTTGTACGAAGGGCGCGACCTGGCGCTCACGACCGACTTCCGTGCGGTGTTCTCCGAGATCGCCAACAAACATCTCGGCGCAACCGATACCTCGACGATGTTCCCCGGTTACACGGGGAGCGCGAAAGACTGGCTCGGCGTGCTGGGTTAG
- a CDS encoding DUF1800 domain-containing protein, whose translation MPLCFAKSRQTVQNAVGRRSSLLVTRGWHRLVWPVCSAAWLLSGCASPAGGTSATGQVLEGAAPERLSAEARLPREQTADQQVQHVLHRLAFGPRPGDVEAVRRFGVDAWIEQQLHPERLPDSVTTALMGRYQTVSMTAEQLLAEYPPANVALAALARRGNGVVSAEDSARLRQQARRSTQFLGELASSRVARAVVSERQLEEVLVDFWENHFNVFAGKDRTRYFLTDYDRTIRQHALGNFRALLGAVAKSPAMLYYLDNWQSVADSGRPTLQPVRANARAGSRAAQRRADVARQRVMDRMAQNPALQQLAQRRRGLNENYARELMELHTLGVDGGYTQQDVIAVAQALTGWTLERGAQGGGFVFRGQVHDAGAKTILGKSFPAGRGVEEGEAVLDLLASRPQTATFIASKLARRLVSDTPPPALVARAAATFRRTDGDIRETVRTIVTSPEFFSTAAYRAKVKSPFELVASTLRALQAPADGTPRTAQVVSRLGQPIFGHQAPNGYPEVGSAWMNTGAILNRINFGLTVASGRMAGVRLAQWPSYRTLASLNREAQVEGVIRDLLGGAVSSDTRQVLMTGTNPFLAARGAGTDTLLTDPDDDEPRMTPAARRATVAPTGLALIVGLALGAPEFQRR comes from the coding sequence ATGCCGTTGTGCTTCGCCAAATCGCGCCAGACCGTACAGAATGCCGTTGGTCGCCGTTCGTCCCTTCTCGTGACGCGTGGTTGGCACCGTCTCGTGTGGCCGGTGTGCAGTGCCGCGTGGCTCCTGAGTGGCTGCGCCTCACCCGCCGGGGGCACCAGTGCGACCGGTCAGGTGCTCGAAGGGGCCGCACCGGAACGGCTGTCAGCCGAGGCGCGTCTGCCCCGCGAACAGACGGCGGATCAACAGGTCCAGCACGTGCTGCACCGCCTCGCGTTCGGGCCGCGCCCGGGGGATGTGGAGGCGGTGCGCCGGTTTGGGGTAGATGCGTGGATTGAGCAGCAACTGCATCCGGAGCGTTTGCCGGACAGCGTCACGACGGCGCTGATGGGCCGCTATCAGACGGTGTCCATGACGGCGGAACAGTTGTTGGCAGAATACCCACCCGCCAACGTCGCGCTCGCCGCACTGGCGCGTCGCGGCAACGGGGTTGTCTCAGCCGAAGACTCGGCGCGGCTGCGCCAGCAGGCGCGCCGATCGACGCAGTTTCTGGGCGAGCTCGCCTCCAGTCGGGTGGCGCGTGCTGTGGTCAGCGAGCGCCAGCTGGAAGAGGTGTTGGTGGATTTCTGGGAGAATCACTTCAACGTGTTCGCCGGAAAGGATCGGACCCGCTATTTCCTGACGGACTATGACCGCACCATACGGCAGCATGCCCTGGGCAATTTCCGGGCGCTGCTGGGGGCGGTGGCCAAGAGCCCGGCCATGCTCTACTACCTCGATAATTGGCAGAGTGTGGCCGACAGCGGACGTCCCACCTTGCAGCCGGTGCGGGCCAACGCCCGAGCTGGTAGCCGGGCCGCACAACGTCGCGCCGACGTGGCGCGGCAGCGGGTCATGGATCGTATGGCGCAGAATCCGGCTCTACAGCAACTGGCGCAGCGCCGCCGCGGCTTGAACGAGAATTACGCCCGTGAACTCATGGAGCTGCACACGCTGGGCGTGGACGGCGGCTACACGCAGCAGGATGTGATTGCCGTGGCGCAGGCGCTGACCGGCTGGACACTGGAGCGTGGTGCGCAGGGTGGCGGGTTTGTCTTTCGTGGTCAGGTGCACGACGCTGGGGCCAAGACCATTCTGGGGAAGAGTTTCCCGGCGGGGCGTGGGGTGGAAGAAGGCGAGGCCGTGCTCGACCTGCTCGCATCGCGCCCGCAGACGGCCACGTTCATTGCCTCAAAGCTGGCGCGACGGCTGGTGAGCGATACCCCACCGCCGGCGTTGGTGGCGCGCGCGGCCGCGACGTTCCGTCGCACCGACGGGGATATTCGCGAAACGGTGCGCACCATCGTTACGAGCCCGGAGTTCTTCAGCACAGCGGCCTATCGCGCCAAGGTGAAAAGCCCGTTTGAGCTGGTGGCCAGTACGTTGCGCGCCTTACAGGCCCCTGCCGACGGGACGCCGCGCACCGCGCAGGTGGTGAGCCGGCTTGGGCAACCCATTTTTGGCCACCAGGCACCCAACGGCTATCCCGAAGTGGGGAGCGCCTGGATGAACACCGGCGCCATTCTCAACCGCATCAACTTCGGGCTTACGGTAGCCAGTGGGCGGATGGCCGGTGTGCGACTGGCGCAGTGGCCGTCGTATCGCACGCTGGCGTCACTCAATCGCGAGGCGCAGGTCGAAGGCGTGATTCGTGATCTGTTGGGTGGCGCCGTCTCCAGCGATACACGCCAGGTGCTGATGACCGGCACCAATCCGTTTCTTGCGGCCCGCGGTGCTGGCACTGACACGTTGCTCACCGACCCGGACGATGACGAGCCGAGAATGACACCGGCGGCCCGTCGAGCCACGGTGGCCCCCACCGGGCTGGCGCTCATTGTGGGGCTTGCCCTGGGCGCTCCCGAATTTCAGCGTCGCTGA